The Arachis hypogaea cultivar Tifrunner chromosome 14, arahy.Tifrunner.gnm2.J5K5, whole genome shotgun sequence genome has a segment encoding these proteins:
- the LOC112744257 gene encoding WRKY transcription factor SUSIBA2 — protein sequence MEDDNHRNNIDNKNTNTTTNNNNVSSNNCSDSKNMDSDSKGGVFPAFPAKRSIAERRGFNSNAARINTARFRTNAITTSPFASPSPSSCSASPCITIPPGISPTALLDSPIMLPNSQAMPSPTTGSFHWLSSLPLDQGNLNDAPDSSLKFKNNATLADPNPLPPYSASLNQVSSNWHMVKGGNTDCQSIVPVLPPIDFSFPEDFSKGQNAKSIESRSFNDVKMVNCSLVNVNKVEMMQISRSDEAGDESTLPKNVTLGGDIRRQPVMEKDQKETLLATGVVRTSEDGYNWRKYGQKQVKGSEYPRSYYKCTQPNCQVKKKVERSHDGQITEIIYKGTHNHSKPHLGRRALGLSTDEMSEMGEAGENYAKLEGPGWKNVQPGAKDTKHSLDWKADGQERTSSTSVVTELSDPMSTNKGKPLCAFEAEDTPEHSSTLASNDGDEDGTTQALAPAEDDAEDDESDSKRRKKENYLVESTLPSRAVREPRVVVQIETEIDILDDGYRWRKYGQKVVKGNPNPRSYYKCTSAGCPVRKHVERASHNTKYVITTYEGKHNHEVPTARTNNHVSSNDGGLPPSGPNGQSALALPGSAVIPKSENHQTLTSHFDRKPEFGSDFLRPSLVGAFSNNLKFGSSPMCQMKYPSLSSTMPYGSFGLNPDRCTAPQAGSIPSVYPDFPMPLPLNLPSSGNFSLAGLNFNCAKPMNPVQPFLSGQQVKDIDTGFLRPKQEQKDDAIYGTCLPPVDHGNSSSAAPSSIYQQVMQNFPS from the exons atggaAGATGACAACCACCGTAACAACATAGATAATAAGAACACGAACACaaccaccaacaacaacaacgTTAGTAGTAACAATTGTAGTGATTCAAAAAACATGGATTCTGATTCAAAAGGTGGAGTCTTTCCGGCTTTTCCAGCAAAGAGAAGCATAGCTGAGAGAAGGGGTTTCAATTCCAATGCAGCAAGGATCAACACAGCTAGGTTCAGAACAAACGCAATCACAACAAGCCCTTTCGCTTctccatctccatcttcttgTTCTGCATCACCATGCATTACTATACCCCCAGGCATTAGTCCCACTGCATTGCTTGATTCTCCGATCATGCTTCCCAATTCTCAG GCTATGCCTTCTCCAACTACTGGCTCATTTCATTGGCTAAGTTCTTTGCCACTTGATCAAGGGAATCTCAATGATGCTCCTGATTCTTCCCTCAAGTTTAAGAACAATGCCACCCTTGCCGATCCTAATCCTTTGCCTCCTTACTCTGCGTCTCTGAATCAg GTTTCTAGTAATTGGCACATGGTAAAGGGAGGAAATACAGACTGTCAATCAATTGTTCCAGTTCTGCCGCCGATAGATTTTTCGTTCCCGGAAGACTTTTCGAAAGGACAAAACGCAAAAAGTATTGAGTCCCGTTCATTCAATGATGTGAAAATGGTAAATTGTTCACTTGTTAATGTTAATAAAGTTGAGATGATGCAAATATCACGTTCCGATGAAGCTGGTGATGAAAGCACTCTGCCGAAAAATGTTACTCTTGGTGGGGATATCAGAAGGCAACCTGTTATGGAGAAAGACCAGAAGGAGACCTTGCTTGCAACTGGAGTGGTAAGGACCTCGGAGGATGGTTATAATTGGAGAAAGTATGGTCAGAAACAAGTAAAAGGTAGCGAGTATCCTAGGAGTTATTATAAATGTACTCAACCTAATTGTCAGGTCAAGAAGAAGGTGGAAAGATCCCATGATGGCCAAATAACAGAAATTATCTATAAGGGTACTCATAACCATTCAAAACCACACCTTGGTCGTCGAGCGTTAGGGCTTTCCACTGATGAGATGTCAGAGATGGGTGAAGCTGGTGAAAACTATGCTAAACTTGAAGGTCCAGGTTGGAAAAATGTTCAACCGGGAGCAAAAGACACAAAGCACAGTTTGGATTGGAAGGCTGATGGTCAGGAAAGAACATCCTCAACTTCTGTCGTGACTGAACTTTCGGATCCTATGTCGACTAACAAAGGTAAACCTTTGTGTGCCTTTGAAGCGGAAGACACTCCCGAACATTCTTCCACACTTGCCAGTAATGATGGTGATGAAGATGGAACCACTCAAGCACTAGCACCAGCTGAGGATGATGCTGAAGATGATGAATCAGATTCCAAAAGAAG GAAAAAAGAGAACTACTTGGTTGAATCAACTTTGCCTTCTAGGGCTGTTCGTGAGCCAAGAGTGGTGGTCCAAATTGAGACCGAGATTGACATACTCGATGATGGTTATCGATGGCGCAAGTATGGACAAAAGGTTGTCAAAGGAAACCCAAACCCAAG GAGCTACTATAAATGCACAAGTGCCGGATGTCCCGTGAGGAAACACGTCGAAAGGGCTTCGCACAATACGAAATATGTAATCACTACATATGAGGGCAAACATAATCATGAAGTGCCGACGGCCAGAACCAACAATCATGTAAGCTCGAATGATGGTGGTTTACCTCCCAGTGGTCCTAATGGCCAATCAGCTCTTGCATTACCTGGCAGTGCTGTTATCCCGAAGTCTGAAAATCATCAAACTCTTACGTCTCATTTTGATCGAAAACCTGAATTCGGCAGCGACTTTCTTCGGCCGAGTTTGGTTGGagcattcagcaacaatttgaagTTCGGTTCTTCCCCCATGTGCCAAATGAAGTATCCTTCCTTGAGTAGCACCATGCCTTACGGTTCGTTTGGACTGAATCCCGATCGCTGCACTGCCCCACAAGCTGGATCTATTCCCTCAGTGTATCCCGACTTTCCAATGCCGCTTCCCTTGAATCTTCCCTCATCCGGAAACTTCTCTCTTGCTGGACTAAACTTCAACTGTGCAAAGCCAATGAATCCAGTGCAGCCTTTCCTTTCAGGGCAACAAGTGAAGGATATTGATACTGGGTTCTTGAGGCCTAAACAGGAGCAGAAGGATGATGCAATATATGGAACATGCTTACCTCCAGTTGATCATGGAAATTCTTCATCAGCAGCACCATCATCCATTTACCAGCAAGTCATGCAAAATTTCCCTTCATAA
- the LOC112744258 gene encoding protein METHYLENE BLUE SENSITIVITY 1: MTGKAKPKKHTAKEIAAKVDAATTNRGGGKAGLADRSGIEKGGHAKFECPLCKATAPDMKSMQIHHDAKHPKLPFEEGKIVNLHATHVGDTSKPKPGVRGSLKK, translated from the coding sequence ATGACAGGGAAAGCGAAGCCAAAGAAGCACACGGCGAAAGAGATCGCCGCGAAGGTCGACGCCGCCACCACCAACCGCGGCGGAGGAAAGGCAGGTTTGGCGGACCGGTCGGGGATAGAAAAGGGCGGTCACGCGAAGTTTGAGTGCCCGCTCTGCAAAGCGACGGCACCGGACATGAAATCGATGCAGATCCACCACGATGCGAAGCACCCTAAGCTTCCGTTCGAGGAGGGGAAGATCGTTAATCTCCACGCCACCCACGTCGGCGATACCTCTAAGCCTAAACCCGGCGTTCGTGGAagcctaaagaaataa